A section of the Streptomyces sp. SCL15-4 genome encodes:
- the dnaN gene encoding DNA polymerase III subunit beta has product MKIRVERDVLAEAVAWAARSLPARPPAPVLAGLLLKAEDGQLSLSGFDYEVSARVNVEAEVEEEGTVLVSGRLLADISRALPNRPVEISTDGVRATVVCGSSRFTLHTLPVEEYPALPQMPNATGTVPGEVFAAAVSQVAIAAGRDDTLPVLTGVRIEIEGDTVTLASTDRYRFAVREFLWKPENPDASAVALVPAKTLLDTAKSLGAGDSVTLALAGAGAGEGLIGFEGAGRRTTTRLLEGDLPKYRTLFPTEFNSVAVIETAPFVEAVKRVALVAERNTPVRLSFEQGVLILEAGSSDDAQAVERVDAQLEGDDISIAFNPTFLLDGLSAIDSPVAQLSFTTSTKPALLSGKPALDAEADDAYKYLIMPVRLSG; this is encoded by the coding sequence GTGAAGATCCGGGTGGAACGCGACGTACTCGCGGAGGCAGTGGCCTGGGCGGCACGCAGCCTCCCGGCCCGTCCGCCGGCGCCTGTCCTCGCCGGCCTGCTGCTGAAGGCCGAGGACGGCCAGCTGAGTCTGTCGGGCTTCGACTACGAGGTCTCCGCGCGGGTGAACGTCGAGGCCGAGGTCGAGGAGGAGGGCACCGTCCTCGTCTCCGGCCGGCTGCTCGCCGACATCTCGCGTGCCCTCCCCAACCGGCCGGTGGAGATTTCCACAGACGGTGTACGGGCGACCGTGGTCTGCGGCTCCTCCCGGTTCACCCTCCACACCCTGCCCGTGGAGGAGTACCCGGCACTGCCCCAGATGCCGAACGCGACCGGCACCGTCCCCGGCGAGGTCTTCGCCGCGGCCGTCTCGCAGGTGGCCATCGCCGCCGGCCGTGACGACACGCTGCCGGTGCTGACCGGTGTGCGCATCGAGATCGAGGGCGACACGGTCACCCTGGCCTCCACCGACCGCTACCGCTTCGCGGTCCGCGAGTTCCTGTGGAAGCCGGAGAACCCGGACGCCTCCGCCGTCGCCCTGGTCCCGGCCAAGACGCTGCTGGACACCGCGAAGTCGCTGGGCGCCGGGGACAGCGTCACGCTGGCGCTGGCCGGTGCCGGCGCCGGTGAGGGCCTGATCGGTTTCGAGGGCGCCGGGCGGCGCACGACCACGCGGCTGCTCGAGGGCGACCTGCCCAAGTACCGGACGCTGTTCCCGACCGAGTTCAACTCCGTCGCCGTGATCGAGACCGCGCCGTTCGTGGAGGCGGTCAAGCGCGTGGCCCTGGTCGCCGAGCGGAACACCCCGGTGCGGCTGAGCTTCGAGCAGGGCGTGCTGATCCTGGAGGCCGGGTCCAGCGACGACGCACAGGCTGTGGAAAGGGTCGACGCGCAGCTGGAGGGCGACGACATCTCGATCGCCTTCAACCCGACCTTCCTGCTGGACGGCCTGAGCGCGATCGACTCGCCGGTGGCGCAGCTGTCGTTCACCACGTCCACGAAGCCGGCGCTGCTCAGCGGCAAGCCGGCACTGGACGCGGAGGCCGACGACGCGTACAAGTACCTGATCATGCCGGTCCGCCTCAGCGGCTGA
- the dnaA gene encoding chromosomal replication initiator protein DnaA has translation MADVPADLAAVWPRVLEQLLGEGRGQGVETKDEHWIRRCQPLALVADTALLAVPNEFAKGVLEGRLAPVVSETLSRECGRPIRIAITVDDSAGEPPAPPVQQQAKPRYEEPELPSGPYEGYGRTRGGEQHPGGEPRSEQQPGARPDQLPTVRPVYPSEYQRPEPGAWPRSGQDDYGWQQPRLGFPERDPYASPSSQDGYGSGADAYGAPSQDYRPQAMDRPPYERQRGEYDSGRPDYESARGEYDSRTEYDQREPGRRELPDPAAHRGGPGRPDLPAPGASGPSAAQPAPAGGPGEPTARLNPKYLFDTFVIGASNRFAHAAAVAVAEAPAKAYNPLFIYGESGLGKTHLLHAIGHYARSLYPGTRVRYVSSEEFTNEFINSIRDGKGDSFRKRYREMDILLVDDIQFLADKESTQEEFFHTFNTLHNANKQIVLSSDRPPKQLVTLEDRLRNRFEWGLITDVQPPELETRIAILRKKAVQEQLNAPPEVLEFIASRISRNIRELEGALIRVTAFASLNRQPVDLGLTEIVLKDLIPGGEDSAPEITAPAIMAATADYFGLTVEDLCGTSRGRALVTARQIAMYLCRELTDLSLPKIGAQFGGRDHTTVMHADRKIRALMAERRSIYNQVTELTNRIKNG, from the coding sequence GTGGCTGACGTACCTGCCGATCTTGCCGCAGTGTGGCCGCGAGTACTGGAACAGCTGCTCGGCGAGGGCCGCGGACAGGGCGTGGAGACCAAGGACGAGCACTGGATCCGGCGCTGCCAGCCGCTCGCGCTGGTCGCCGACACGGCCCTGCTCGCCGTGCCGAACGAATTCGCGAAGGGCGTACTGGAAGGCCGGCTGGCGCCCGTCGTCAGCGAGACCCTGAGCCGGGAGTGCGGCCGTCCCATCCGGATCGCGATCACCGTGGACGACTCCGCGGGCGAACCGCCGGCGCCGCCCGTCCAGCAGCAGGCGAAGCCGCGCTACGAGGAGCCGGAGCTGCCCTCGGGGCCGTACGAGGGCTACGGCCGCACCCGCGGCGGCGAGCAGCACCCGGGCGGCGAACCGCGCTCCGAGCAGCAGCCGGGCGCCCGCCCGGACCAGCTCCCCACCGTCCGCCCGGTCTACCCGTCCGAGTACCAGCGTCCCGAGCCCGGCGCCTGGCCGCGCTCGGGGCAGGACGACTACGGCTGGCAGCAGCCCCGGCTCGGCTTCCCCGAGCGCGACCCGTACGCCTCGCCGTCGTCCCAGGACGGCTACGGCTCCGGCGCGGACGCGTACGGCGCGCCGTCCCAGGACTACCGCCCGCAGGCCATGGACCGGCCGCCGTACGAGCGGCAGCGCGGCGAGTACGACTCCGGGCGCCCGGACTACGAGTCCGCGCGCGGCGAGTACGACTCCCGGACCGAGTACGACCAGCGCGAGCCGGGCCGCCGGGAGCTGCCCGACCCGGCGGCGCACCGCGGCGGCCCCGGCCGCCCGGACCTGCCCGCCCCGGGTGCCTCCGGCCCGTCGGCCGCGCAGCCGGCGCCGGCCGGCGGTCCCGGCGAGCCGACCGCGCGGCTGAATCCCAAGTACCTGTTCGACACCTTCGTCATCGGCGCGTCCAACCGCTTCGCGCACGCGGCCGCGGTCGCGGTCGCCGAGGCCCCGGCCAAGGCGTACAACCCGCTGTTCATCTACGGCGAGTCCGGGCTCGGCAAGACCCATCTGCTGCACGCCATCGGGCACTACGCGCGCAGCCTCTACCCGGGCACACGGGTGCGGTACGTCAGCTCGGAGGAGTTCACCAACGAGTTCATCAACTCCATCCGCGACGGCAAGGGCGACAGCTTCCGCAAGCGCTACCGCGAGATGGACATCCTGCTCGTCGACGACATCCAGTTCCTGGCGGACAAGGAGTCGACGCAGGAGGAGTTCTTCCACACCTTCAACACGCTCCACAACGCCAACAAGCAGATCGTGCTCTCCAGCGACCGGCCGCCCAAGCAGCTGGTCACGCTGGAGGACCGGCTGCGCAACCGCTTCGAGTGGGGCCTGATCACCGACGTCCAGCCGCCCGAGCTGGAGACGCGGATCGCGATCCTGCGCAAGAAGGCGGTGCAGGAGCAGCTGAACGCGCCGCCGGAAGTGCTGGAGTTCATCGCCTCGCGGATCTCGCGGAACATCCGTGAGCTGGAGGGCGCGCTGATCCGGGTGACGGCGTTCGCCTCGCTCAACCGGCAGCCGGTGGACCTGGGCCTGACCGAGATCGTCCTGAAGGACCTGATCCCCGGTGGCGAGGACAGCGCGCCGGAGATCACCGCGCCGGCGATCATGGCGGCCACCGCGGACTACTTCGGGCTGACGGTGGAGGACCTGTGCGGCACCTCGCGCGGGCGCGCGCTGGTCACCGCGCGTCAGATCGCGATGTACCTGTGCCGCGAGCTGACGGACCTGTCGCTGCCGAAGATCGGCGCGCAGTTCGGCGGCCGGGACCACACCACCGTGATGCACGCCGACCGCAAGATCCGCGCGCTGATGGCCGAGCGGCGCTCGATCTACAACCAGGTCACCGAGCTGACCAACCGCATCAAGAACGGCTGA
- the rpmH gene encoding 50S ribosomal protein L34 has translation MSKRTFQPNNRRRAKTHGFRLRMRTRAGRAILASRRSKGRARLSA, from the coding sequence GTGAGCAAGCGCACCTTCCAGCCGAACAACCGTCGTCGCGCGAAGACCCACGGCTTCCGGCTGCGTATGCGGACCCGCGCCGGCCGCGCGATTCTCGCGTCCCGCCGTAGCAAGGGTCGCGCCCGTCTGTCCGCCTGA
- the rnpA gene encoding ribonuclease P protein component → MLPTENRLRRREDFATAVRRGRRAGRPTLVVHLRSGATDPHAPGESAPPTRAGFVVSKAVGGAVVRNKVKRRLRHLMRDRVALFPPGSLVVVRALPEAGDADHAQLARDLDAALQRLLGGGAR, encoded by the coding sequence GTGCTGCCCACCGAGAACCGGCTGAGGCGGCGCGAGGACTTCGCGACCGCGGTGCGACGGGGTCGCCGGGCAGGCCGCCCGACACTCGTCGTCCACCTTCGTAGCGGTGCCACGGACCCGCACGCGCCTGGGGAGAGCGCTCCCCCGACGCGTGCGGGTTTCGTCGTCAGCAAGGCCGTGGGTGGGGCGGTCGTGCGCAACAAAGTCAAGCGCAGACTGCGCCACCTGATGCGTGACCGAGTCGCCCTGTTTCCCCCCGGTAGCCTGGTAGTCGTACGAGCGCTGCCCGAAGCGGGCGACGCAGACCACGCACAGCTGGCCCGAGACCTGGACGCCGCCCTTCAGCGGCTGCTGGGAGGGGGCGCGCGATGA
- the yidD gene encoding membrane protein insertion efficiency factor YidD yields MKYPLLALIKLYQWTISPLLGPVCKYYPSCSHYGYTAIDRHGAVKGTALTAWRILRCNPWSPGGVDHVPPRKRPRWHEMLRDAWRARRGGSSAAETATEAKPPTESPSSPAAETSSHAQGA; encoded by the coding sequence ATGAAGTACCCGCTGCTGGCTCTGATCAAGCTGTATCAGTGGACGATCAGTCCACTGCTGGGGCCGGTATGCAAGTACTACCCGTCGTGCTCCCACTACGGCTACACGGCCATCGACCGGCACGGTGCGGTCAAAGGGACCGCACTGACCGCCTGGCGCATCCTCCGGTGCAATCCGTGGTCGCCGGGTGGCGTGGACCATGTTCCGCCGCGTAAGCGTCCGCGGTGGCACGAAATGCTGCGCGACGCCTGGCGCGCACGCAGGGGCGGGTCCTCCGCCGCCGAAACGGCCACCGAAGCGAAGCCACCAACGGAGTCTCCTTCGAGCCCGGCCGCAGAGACCTCGTCCCATGCCCAAGGAGCATGA
- the yidC gene encoding membrane protein insertase YidC: protein MDTIASLFSFITWPVSWVIVQFHKVYGAIFGPDTGWAWGLSIVSLVILIRICLIPLFVKQIKATRAMQTLQPEMKKIQERYKNDRQRQSEEMMKLYKESGTNPLSSCLPILAQSPFFFALYHVLAGIASGKKIGVINADLLESARNAHIFGAPLAAKFFSSESQVSALHASLTDVRIVTAIMIVLMSASQFYTQRQLMTKNVDTTVKTPFMQQQKMLMYVFPIMFAVLGVNFPVGVLIYWLTTNVWTMGQQMYVIHNNPTPGSKAQAAYLERLTKHVTQHGKIRRRSEKAIVKAIVAKGRDRNEFERKFVNALSKAGLAAQADGTVTKSAAQAAAQTDEGAATGTATDTAAARRQQPKRQSKSQRQSGTRAGDSPSLEKSDEPQDTKPAAAKQPQKPGSGTRSKAQSGQRKGGPQRPKSPSKK, encoded by the coding sequence GTGGACACGATTGCCAGCCTTTTCAGTTTCATCACCTGGCCCGTCTCCTGGGTCATCGTCCAGTTCCACAAGGTGTACGGGGCGATCTTCGGACCTGACACCGGGTGGGCCTGGGGCCTGTCCATCGTGTCGCTGGTGATCCTGATCCGCATCTGCCTGATCCCGCTCTTCGTGAAGCAGATCAAGGCGACTCGCGCGATGCAGACGCTCCAGCCGGAGATGAAGAAGATCCAGGAGCGCTACAAGAACGACCGGCAGCGCCAGTCCGAAGAGATGATGAAGCTGTACAAGGAGTCGGGTACCAACCCGCTCTCCTCGTGCCTTCCCATCCTGGCGCAGTCCCCGTTCTTCTTCGCCCTGTACCACGTGCTCGCGGGCATCGCGTCGGGCAAGAAGATCGGTGTCATCAACGCCGACCTGCTCGAGAGCGCGCGGAACGCGCACATCTTCGGCGCTCCGCTGGCCGCCAAGTTCTTCAGCAGCGAGAGCCAGGTCAGCGCCCTGCACGCCTCGCTGACCGATGTCCGCATCGTGACCGCGATCATGATCGTGCTGATGTCGGCGTCGCAGTTCTACACGCAGCGCCAGCTGATGACGAAGAACGTCGACACCACCGTGAAGACGCCGTTCATGCAGCAGCAGAAGATGCTGATGTACGTCTTCCCGATCATGTTCGCCGTCCTCGGTGTGAACTTCCCGGTCGGTGTCCTCATCTACTGGCTGACCACCAACGTGTGGACCATGGGCCAGCAGATGTACGTCATCCACAACAACCCGACCCCGGGTTCCAAGGCCCAGGCCGCCTACCTGGAGCGCCTGACCAAGCACGTCACGCAGCACGGCAAGATCCGCCGGCGCAGCGAGAAGGCCATCGTGAAGGCGATCGTCGCCAAGGGCCGCGACCGCAACGAGTTCGAGCGCAAGTTCGTCAACGCGCTCAGCAAGGCGGGCCTCGCCGCCCAGGCCGACGGCACCGTGACGAAGAGCGCGGCCCAGGCGGCGGCGCAGACCGATGAAGGCGCGGCCACCGGCACGGCCACGGACACGGCCGCCGCCCGGCGTCAGCAGCCCAAGCGCCAGAGCAAGTCCCAGCGTCAGTCCGGGACCAGGGCGGGAGACTCCCCGTCGCTGGAGAAGTCCGACGAGCCGCAGGACACCAAGCCCGCGGCTGCCAAGCAGCCCCAGAAGCCCGGCTCCGGCACCCGCAGCAAGGCCCAGTCCGGCCAGCGCAAGGGTGGCCCGCAGCGGCCCAAGTCCCCGTCCAAGAAGTAA